In a single window of the Anguilla rostrata isolate EN2019 chromosome 4, ASM1855537v3, whole genome shotgun sequence genome:
- the irf9 gene encoding interferon regulatory factor 9 isoform X2 — translation MATSGRIRSTRRLRNWMVDQVNSGQYPGLVWDDVAKTMFRIPWKHAGKQDFRSDEDAAIFKAWAEFKGKLSADTRSDPASWKTRLRCALNKSPEFSEVNERSQLDISEPYKVYRLVPVAEQGLAAAGTKEGVRAGRRKRRSDSDSEEENLTKKIKEEVVSLQPISMAPQQIEAEREIAAVPEDATAALLQKNDSSVMEVNEIQLNFMIETLPAAGALPALIVSVKYLGQEVLRREIYQRDIRIAYYPSSVSPPPPSALSVGAVERVSLPEPGSLLPECSISGVQLQACSTLLNYMEKGVLLTSNTLGVLAQRFCQGRVFWRGPHAGESGPHKLDRTAHPVFLFNKQTFEQELDIFRSSGGTPPECGVTLCFGEELDTEDTSSKLITVHISLPWATQQVQEAQSFRESVAFLQTLASQSPLSEVTLNLVGISSN, via the exons ATGGCAACATCCGGGAGGATTCGATCTACACGTCGGCTGCGCAACTGGATGGTAGATCAG GTAAACAGTGGCCAGTACCCGGGCTTGGTGTGGGATGATGTTGCTAAGACGATGTTTCGCATCCCTTGGAAACATGCCGGGAAGCAGGACTTCCGGAGCGATGAAGATGCTGCCATTTTTAAG GCATGGGCAGAGTTTAAGGGCAAGTTGTCCGCGGACACGCGCTCTGACCCCGCGTCCTGGAAAACCCGCCTGCGGTGTGCCCTCAACAAGAGCCCGGAGTTCAGCGAGGTCAACGAAAGGTCACAGCTGGACATCTCCGAGCCCTACAAGGTGTACCGGCTGGTTCCTGTGGCAGAGCAGG GTCTGGCAGCCGCTGGAACAAAGGAAGGCGTACGGGcgggaaggaggaagaggaggagtgaCTCCGACAGCGAGGAAGAGAACCTGACCAAAAAGATCAAAGAGGAGGttgtctctctgcagccaatcagcatg GCTCCCCAGCAGATCGAGGCGGAGCGAGAAATCGCCGCCGTGCCCGAGGACGCCACCGCCGCGCTCCTCCAGAAGAACGACAGCT CGGTCATGGAGGTCAATGAGATCCAGTTGAACTTCATGATCGAGACCCTCCCTGCTGCCGGAG ccctccccgcACTGATTGTGTCGGTGAAGTACTTGGGCCAGGAGGTGCTGAGGAGGGAGATCTACCAGCGGGACATCAGGATCGCCTACTACCCCTCCTCTgtgagccccccgcccccctcggcCCTGTCGGTGGGGGCGGTGGAGCGGGTGTCCCTCCCCGAACCCGGGTCCCTGCTGCCGGAGTGCTCCATCTCGGGGGTCCAGCTCCAggcctgctccaccctgctGAACTACATGGAGAAAGGGGTGCTGCTCACCTCCAACACTCTGGGGGTCCTCGCCCAGCGCTTCTGCCAGGGACGGGTGTTCTGGAGGGGCCCCCACGCCGGAGAGAGCGGCCCCCACAAGCTGGATCGCACCGCGCACCCCGTCTTCCTGTTCAACAAGCAAACCTTCGAGCAGG AGCTGGACATATTTCGGAGCAGTGGGGGTACCCCACCTGAATGTGGGGTCACTCTGTGTTTTGGAGAGGAGCTTGACACAGAAGACACCTCCAGCAAACTCATCACAGTGCAC ATCTCCCTGCCCTGGGCGACCCAGCAGGTCCAGGAAGCACAGTCTTTCCGGGAATCTGTGGCCTTCCTGCAGACATTGGCCAGCCAATCACCACTCAGTGAAGTCACCCTCAACCTTGTTGGAATCTCCTCTAACTAG
- the irf9 gene encoding interferon regulatory factor 9 isoform X1, with protein MATSGRIRSTRRLRNWMVDQVNSGQYPGLVWDDVAKTMFRIPWKHAGKQDFRSDEDAAIFKAWAEFKGKLSADTRSDPASWKTRLRCALNKSPEFSEVNERSQLDISEPYKVYRLVPVAEQEGLAAAGTKEGVRAGRRKRRSDSDSEEENLTKKIKEEVVSLQPISMAPQQIEAEREIAAVPEDATAALLQKNDSSVMEVNEIQLNFMIETLPAAGALPALIVSVKYLGQEVLRREIYQRDIRIAYYPSSVSPPPPSALSVGAVERVSLPEPGSLLPECSISGVQLQACSTLLNYMEKGVLLTSNTLGVLAQRFCQGRVFWRGPHAGESGPHKLDRTAHPVFLFNKQTFEQELDIFRSSGGTPPECGVTLCFGEELDTEDTSSKLITVHISLPWATQQVQEAQSFRESVAFLQTLASQSPLSEVTLNLVGISSN; from the exons ATGGCAACATCCGGGAGGATTCGATCTACACGTCGGCTGCGCAACTGGATGGTAGATCAG GTAAACAGTGGCCAGTACCCGGGCTTGGTGTGGGATGATGTTGCTAAGACGATGTTTCGCATCCCTTGGAAACATGCCGGGAAGCAGGACTTCCGGAGCGATGAAGATGCTGCCATTTTTAAG GCATGGGCAGAGTTTAAGGGCAAGTTGTCCGCGGACACGCGCTCTGACCCCGCGTCCTGGAAAACCCGCCTGCGGTGTGCCCTCAACAAGAGCCCGGAGTTCAGCGAGGTCAACGAAAGGTCACAGCTGGACATCTCCGAGCCCTACAAGGTGTACCGGCTGGTTCCTGTGGCAGAGCAGG AAGGTCTGGCAGCCGCTGGAACAAAGGAAGGCGTACGGGcgggaaggaggaagaggaggagtgaCTCCGACAGCGAGGAAGAGAACCTGACCAAAAAGATCAAAGAGGAGGttgtctctctgcagccaatcagcatg GCTCCCCAGCAGATCGAGGCGGAGCGAGAAATCGCCGCCGTGCCCGAGGACGCCACCGCCGCGCTCCTCCAGAAGAACGACAGCT CGGTCATGGAGGTCAATGAGATCCAGTTGAACTTCATGATCGAGACCCTCCCTGCTGCCGGAG ccctccccgcACTGATTGTGTCGGTGAAGTACTTGGGCCAGGAGGTGCTGAGGAGGGAGATCTACCAGCGGGACATCAGGATCGCCTACTACCCCTCCTCTgtgagccccccgcccccctcggcCCTGTCGGTGGGGGCGGTGGAGCGGGTGTCCCTCCCCGAACCCGGGTCCCTGCTGCCGGAGTGCTCCATCTCGGGGGTCCAGCTCCAggcctgctccaccctgctGAACTACATGGAGAAAGGGGTGCTGCTCACCTCCAACACTCTGGGGGTCCTCGCCCAGCGCTTCTGCCAGGGACGGGTGTTCTGGAGGGGCCCCCACGCCGGAGAGAGCGGCCCCCACAAGCTGGATCGCACCGCGCACCCCGTCTTCCTGTTCAACAAGCAAACCTTCGAGCAGG AGCTGGACATATTTCGGAGCAGTGGGGGTACCCCACCTGAATGTGGGGTCACTCTGTGTTTTGGAGAGGAGCTTGACACAGAAGACACCTCCAGCAAACTCATCACAGTGCAC ATCTCCCTGCCCTGGGCGACCCAGCAGGTCCAGGAAGCACAGTCTTTCCGGGAATCTGTGGCCTTCCTGCAGACATTGGCCAGCCAATCACCACTCAGTGAAGTCACCCTCAACCTTGTTGGAATCTCCTCTAACTAG
- the irf9 gene encoding interferon regulatory factor 9 isoform X3 — translation MATSGRIRSTRRLRNWMVDQVNSGQYPGLVWDDVAKTMFRIPWKHAGKQDFRSDEDAAIFKAWAEFKGKLSADTRSDPASWKTRLRCALNKSPEFSEVNERSQLDISEPYKVYRLVPVAEQEGLAAAGTKEGVRAGRRKRRSDSDSEEENLTKKIKEEVVSLQPISMAPQQIEAEREIAAVPEDATAALLQKNDSSLPALIVSVKYLGQEVLRREIYQRDIRIAYYPSSVSPPPPSALSVGAVERVSLPEPGSLLPECSISGVQLQACSTLLNYMEKGVLLTSNTLGVLAQRFCQGRVFWRGPHAGESGPHKLDRTAHPVFLFNKQTFEQELDIFRSSGGTPPECGVTLCFGEELDTEDTSSKLITVHISLPWATQQVQEAQSFRESVAFLQTLASQSPLSEVTLNLVGISSN, via the exons ATGGCAACATCCGGGAGGATTCGATCTACACGTCGGCTGCGCAACTGGATGGTAGATCAG GTAAACAGTGGCCAGTACCCGGGCTTGGTGTGGGATGATGTTGCTAAGACGATGTTTCGCATCCCTTGGAAACATGCCGGGAAGCAGGACTTCCGGAGCGATGAAGATGCTGCCATTTTTAAG GCATGGGCAGAGTTTAAGGGCAAGTTGTCCGCGGACACGCGCTCTGACCCCGCGTCCTGGAAAACCCGCCTGCGGTGTGCCCTCAACAAGAGCCCGGAGTTCAGCGAGGTCAACGAAAGGTCACAGCTGGACATCTCCGAGCCCTACAAGGTGTACCGGCTGGTTCCTGTGGCAGAGCAGG AAGGTCTGGCAGCCGCTGGAACAAAGGAAGGCGTACGGGcgggaaggaggaagaggaggagtgaCTCCGACAGCGAGGAAGAGAACCTGACCAAAAAGATCAAAGAGGAGGttgtctctctgcagccaatcagcatg GCTCCCCAGCAGATCGAGGCGGAGCGAGAAATCGCCGCCGTGCCCGAGGACGCCACCGCCGCGCTCCTCCAGAAGAACGACAGCT ccctccccgcACTGATTGTGTCGGTGAAGTACTTGGGCCAGGAGGTGCTGAGGAGGGAGATCTACCAGCGGGACATCAGGATCGCCTACTACCCCTCCTCTgtgagccccccgcccccctcggcCCTGTCGGTGGGGGCGGTGGAGCGGGTGTCCCTCCCCGAACCCGGGTCCCTGCTGCCGGAGTGCTCCATCTCGGGGGTCCAGCTCCAggcctgctccaccctgctGAACTACATGGAGAAAGGGGTGCTGCTCACCTCCAACACTCTGGGGGTCCTCGCCCAGCGCTTCTGCCAGGGACGGGTGTTCTGGAGGGGCCCCCACGCCGGAGAGAGCGGCCCCCACAAGCTGGATCGCACCGCGCACCCCGTCTTCCTGTTCAACAAGCAAACCTTCGAGCAGG AGCTGGACATATTTCGGAGCAGTGGGGGTACCCCACCTGAATGTGGGGTCACTCTGTGTTTTGGAGAGGAGCTTGACACAGAAGACACCTCCAGCAAACTCATCACAGTGCAC ATCTCCCTGCCCTGGGCGACCCAGCAGGTCCAGGAAGCACAGTCTTTCCGGGAATCTGTGGCCTTCCTGCAGACATTGGCCAGCCAATCACCACTCAGTGAAGTCACCCTCAACCTTGTTGGAATCTCCTCTAACTAG